From Schistosoma mansoni, WGS project CABG00000000 data, supercontig 0243, strain Puerto Rico, whole genome shotgun sequence, a single genomic window includes:
- a CDS encoding cercarial elastase (S01 family) has translation MVTLFTYCLTFERVSTWLVRKGEPVQDRTEFPYIAFVRTERTMCTGSLVSTRAVLTAGHCVCSPMPVVQGSNLPLITFEHCDNFHFLFDECSIAQERQSVKCS, from the exons ATGGTGACGCTGTTCACCTACTGTCTAACATTTGAACGTGTGTCAACCTGGCTGGTACGTAAAGGTGAACCTGTGCAAGACCGCACTGAATTCCCGTACATCGCATTTGTAAGGACAGAGAGAACAATGTGTACAGGCTCACTAGTCTCAACGAGAGCAGTACTCACAGCTGGTCATTGTGTTTGCTCACCAATGCCAGTCGTTCAG GGATCGAATTTACCACTTATTACTTTTGAACATTGTGATAACTTTCACTTTTTATTTGATGAGTGTTCAATTGCTCAAGAAAGACAGTCTGTCAAGTGTTCATAA